One Solea senegalensis isolate Sse05_10M linkage group LG21, IFAPA_SoseM_1, whole genome shotgun sequence DNA segment encodes these proteins:
- the LOC122758319 gene encoding immunoglobulin superfamily containing leucine-rich repeat protein 2-like, with amino-acid sequence MARRLLVLLVLWTTVIGIVQCCPELCSCQDKFAHQFADCAYKDLLVVPVGLPSNVTTVSLSANKIKLLKSKSFVNITQVTSLWLAHNEIVTIETDTLAPLIQLRNLDISYNKIVYFPWEDLHNLTALQLLKMNNNEMVTLPKDAFSTLKDLRSLRINNNKFTTIVQGTFSALAAMSHLQIYNNPFTCSCSLEWLSDWISTTKISVPEPNTILCEAPESLKGTMVTKIPKLDCRAPTVTITYQPNTENTEVNEGVMVVLNCETKGSPAPQVNWEVIAGNQNYLFPLPTSGEINDQPINDKTTNNQFLVFRNGTLIIPRMSKREDGNYSCSAVNDLGKAESSVRVAMAVTQKHKSNSVLDSTLDKLTPFGKKPTESKTFRNNVVNWAKPDEKTKNSPDSSSDKSDDTEQVGIVSKHPTFASKCGVRDSSEYISNHAFNLSLDDLKQYTFDFGVIALEVSETEAKVQLNPLQLPNSKSNLHLSQSENEQTVNKETVGLYQPSSAKSTLDMLYLCINTGNGHSIVQWSNIEEGVNAYHFHGLKPGTNYTLCLTYGGQDCQVQVVFTTRKKIPSLLIIVVVSIFLLGLATVPLLGATCCHLLYKYQGKTYKLIMKAQNPDQMEKQMAGDFDPRASFVESEKTFNPSESGEGEGEVEGGEGDGDGEAEGSVVTESIPGSSSKTNPEEFEVGSEYSDRLPLGAEAVNISEEINGNYKQPSR; translated from the coding sequence ATGGCGAGAAGGCTCCTGGTGCTTCTGGTTTTGTGGACTACTGTGATTGGCATTGTGCAGTGCTGTCCAGAGCTCTGCAGCTGCCAAGATAAATTTGCCCACCAGTTTGCTGACTGTGCCTACAAGGACCTGCTGGTGGTTCCTGTGGGTCTCCCGTCCAACGTTACCACCGTGAGCCTTTCTGCCAATAAGATCAAACTACTGAAAAGTAAAAGCTTCGTAAATATCACTCAGGTGACCTCTCTGTGGCTGGCTCACAATGAAATCGTTACCATAGAGACAGACACCTTGGCTCCCCTGATTCAGCTCCGCAACCTGGACATCAGTTACAACAAAATTGTGTACTTTCCATGGGAGGATTTGCACAACCTCACTGCCCTGCAGCTTCTGAAGATGAACAACAATGAAATGGTGACCCTTCCAAAGGATGCGTTCTCCACTCTCAAGGACCTGAGGTCACTTCGCATCAACAATAACAAGTTCACCACCATTGTGCAGGGCACCTTCAGTGCTCTCGCCGCCATGTCCCACCTTCAGATTTACAACAACCCTTTCACGTGTTCCTGCAGCCTGGAGTGGCTCAGTGACTGGATCTCAACAACTAAGATTTCTGTCCCCGAGCCAAACACAATTCTGTGTGAGGCTCCCGAGAGCCTGAAGGGTACGATGGTTACGAAGATCCCCAAACTGGACTGTAGGGCCCCCACTGTCACTATAACCTACCAGCccaacacagagaacacagaggtTAATGAGGGTGTCATGGTTGTCTTAAACTGTGAGACAAAGGGGAGCCCGGCACCACAAGTCAACTGGGAGGTGATTGCAGGAAATCAAAACTATCTCTTCCCCCTGCCAACCTCCGGAGAGATAAATGATCAGCCTATTAATGATAAAACAACCAATAACCAATTCCTCGTCTTTAGAAACGGCACTCTCATCATACCTCGAATGAGTAAAAGGGAGGATGGGAATTACAGCTGCTCTGCGGTCAATGATTTAGGTAAAGCAGAGAGCAGTGTTAGAGTGGCTATGGCAGTCACccaaaaacataaaagcaacTCAGTGCTGGATTCTACTCTGGACAAGCTCACTCCATTTGGTAAGAAGCCCACAGAGTCCAAGACCTTCAGAAACAATGTGGTCAACTGGGCTAAACCTGATGAAAAAACTAAGAATAGTCCCGATTCCTCATCAGACAAAAGTGACGACACAGAGCAGGTTGGCATTGTTTCAAAACACCCCACCTTTGCAAGCAAGTGTGGCGTGAGAGACAGTAGTGAATACATCTCCAACCACGCCTTCAACCTGAGCCTGGATGACCTGAAGCAGTACACTTTTGATTTTGGCGTCATTGCATTAGAAGTGTCGGAGACAGAGGCCAAAGTGCAGCTGAATCCCCTGCAGCTTCCCAACAGCAAATCTAACCTTCACCTcagtcaaagtgaaaatgagcaAACAGTGAATAAAGAGACTGTAGGTTTGTACCAGCCCTCATCTGCTAAATCCACCCTGGACATGCTCTACCTCTGCATCAACACAGGAAATGGACATTCTATTGTTCAGTGGTCCAACATAGAGGAGGGGGTGAATGCCTATCATTTCCATGGTTTAAAGCCAGGCACCAATTACACACTGTGTCTCACCTATGGGGGGCAGGACTGCCAAGTCCAAGTAGTCTTCACTACTAGGAAGAAGATTCCCTCCCTGCTTATCATCGTTGTTGTCAGCATTTTCCTACTCGGTCTGGCCACTGTTCCCTTACTGGGTGCCACCTGCTGCCATTTGTTATACAAGTATCAAGGGAAGACCTACAAGCTGATCATGAAGGCTCAGAATCCGGATCAGATGGAGAAACAAATGGCTGGAGATTTTGATCCCAGGGCGTCTTTTGTGGAGTCAGAGAAAACCTTCAACCCCAGCGAGTCTGGCGAGGgtgaaggagaggtggagggaggggagggagacgGCGATGGGGAGGCGGAGGGGAGCGTGGTGACCGAGTCCATCCCCGGATCCTCATCCAAAACCAACCCGGAGGAGTTCGAGGTGGGCTCAGAGTACAGTGACAGGTTACCTCTGGGAGCAGAGGCGGTCAACATCTCGGAGGAGATCAATGGCAACTACAAGCAGCCGAGCCGCTGA